A region of Granulicella aggregans DNA encodes the following proteins:
- the secA gene encoding preprotein translocase subunit SecA — protein sequence MINSVISKVFGTSNERAVKRMMPIVQQINELESSIVSLTDEQLRNKTVEFRQRIAESIAAANVPQDEAGKPDEDALYAAEKAALDEILPEAFAVVREAGKRAVGMRHFDVQLIGGIILHSGKIAEMKTGEGKTLVATLPCYLNALAGRGVHVVTVNDYLAKRDAEWMGKIYGFLGMSVGVIVHDLDDRQRKEAYGSDITYGTNNEFGFDYLRDNMKFELTDQCQRGHYYCIVDEVDSILIDEARTPLIISGPTDQTTDKYARVNVIIPELELGELVETLETKTYSGDFVVDEKARAITVTDEGWEKIEKLLGIGNIADPENWDLKHHVETAIKAHNLYKRDVEYVVKDGEVIIVDTFTGRLMPGRRWSDGLHQAVEAKEGVAIKKEDQTLATITFQNYFRMYKKLSGMTGTAETEAAEFDKIYKLDIVVTPTNRKMQRIENSDVVFRTAKEKYFAVADEISRLHEEKQPVLVGTTSIEKSELLSDILKRKGVRHVVLNAKFHEKEAEIVAQAGRLGMVTIATNMAGRGTDILLGGNSEFMARQELVKKAQARAVSAAEGAINPVAGPGMVRFYYQSQEFETTQAAWDAAIASHEAAAKKEHEAVIAAGGLHIIGTERHESRRVDNQLRGRAGRQGDPGASRFYLSLEDDLMRIFAREWVSTLLQRMGMEEGVPIESKMISNRIEAAQKAVETQNFESRKHVLEYDDVMNKQREAVYGLRRQLMGGVDQKQLITDDYVSTILSNILDENAPEKAHPDEWKTDVIFNQLYDVFGVRFENEIKIEEMTRHDLGETIFEKLRGRYDRKELILGPQAMRYHERIVMLSVLDGLWKDHLLAMDHLKEGIGLRGYAQQDPLVAYKKESFEMFEAMMMRFQEDTARHLFRMQIIGPDGTPIDPETITIIAPDAQLGLQENDEPRQIEANSNGNGHAAAPQQAPTPVAVPTRAPSTTIDALEKEFQRKKQRDLDAARASGATESSNGTGAPKRAGDKVGRNDDCPCGSGKKYKKCHGVNA from the coding sequence TTGATTAACTCAGTAATCTCGAAAGTCTTCGGTACCAGCAATGAACGCGCCGTCAAGCGCATGATGCCCATCGTCCAGCAGATCAATGAGTTGGAGTCTTCCATCGTCTCGCTCACCGACGAGCAACTTCGCAACAAGACCGTCGAGTTCCGCCAGCGCATCGCCGAGTCGATCGCCGCCGCCAACGTCCCGCAGGATGAGGCAGGCAAGCCGGACGAAGACGCTCTCTACGCCGCTGAAAAGGCCGCGCTGGACGAGATTCTACCCGAGGCCTTCGCCGTAGTCCGAGAGGCCGGCAAGCGTGCGGTCGGTATGAGGCACTTCGACGTCCAGCTCATCGGCGGCATCATTCTGCACTCCGGCAAGATTGCCGAGATGAAGACCGGTGAAGGCAAGACCCTGGTTGCGACGCTTCCCTGCTACCTGAACGCACTTGCGGGCCGCGGCGTCCATGTTGTGACCGTCAACGACTATCTGGCCAAGCGCGATGCCGAGTGGATGGGCAAGATCTACGGCTTCCTCGGCATGTCGGTCGGCGTCATTGTGCATGACCTCGACGACCGCCAGCGCAAAGAGGCCTATGGCTCCGATATCACTTACGGAACCAATAACGAGTTCGGCTTCGACTACCTGCGCGACAACATGAAGTTCGAGCTGACCGACCAGTGCCAGCGCGGACACTACTACTGCATCGTCGACGAGGTGGACTCGATTCTGATCGACGAGGCCCGTACGCCGCTGATCATCTCGGGTCCGACCGATCAGACGACGGACAAGTACGCCCGCGTGAATGTCATTATTCCGGAGCTGGAGCTCGGCGAGCTCGTCGAGACGCTGGAAACGAAGACCTACAGCGGCGACTTTGTCGTCGACGAGAAGGCACGCGCCATCACCGTCACCGATGAAGGCTGGGAGAAGATCGAGAAGCTGCTCGGCATCGGCAACATAGCCGACCCTGAGAACTGGGACCTCAAGCATCACGTAGAAACAGCGATCAAAGCGCACAATCTGTACAAGCGCGACGTGGAGTATGTGGTCAAGGACGGCGAGGTCATCATCGTCGATACCTTCACCGGTCGTCTTATGCCGGGACGCCGCTGGTCGGATGGATTGCACCAGGCCGTCGAAGCGAAGGAAGGCGTGGCGATCAAGAAGGAAGACCAGACGCTGGCCACGATCACCTTCCAAAACTACTTCCGCATGTACAAGAAGCTCAGCGGAATGACGGGTACCGCTGAAACCGAAGCAGCCGAGTTCGACAAGATCTACAAGCTTGACATCGTTGTAACGCCGACGAACCGCAAGATGCAGCGCATTGAAAACTCCGACGTCGTCTTCCGCACCGCGAAGGAAAAGTATTTCGCGGTGGCCGATGAGATCTCGCGGCTGCACGAAGAGAAGCAGCCAGTGCTGGTCGGAACCACGTCGATCGAGAAGTCGGAGCTGCTCTCGGACATCCTGAAGCGCAAGGGTGTGCGGCACGTCGTTCTGAACGCCAAGTTCCACGAGAAGGAAGCAGAGATCGTCGCGCAGGCTGGACGGCTTGGCATGGTCACCATCGCCACCAACATGGCAGGTCGTGGTACCGACATCCTGCTCGGTGGCAACTCCGAGTTCATGGCCCGGCAGGAGTTGGTGAAGAAGGCCCAGGCGCGGGCTGTATCCGCTGCTGAAGGCGCGATCAACCCTGTCGCTGGGCCTGGCATGGTGCGCTTCTACTACCAGTCGCAGGAGTTTGAGACCACCCAGGCAGCATGGGATGCCGCCATCGCTTCTCACGAGGCAGCCGCAAAGAAAGAGCATGAGGCGGTCATCGCCGCCGGCGGGTTGCACATCATCGGCACCGAGCGGCATGAGTCCCGCCGCGTCGACAACCAGTTACGCGGTCGCGCAGGCCGTCAGGGCGACCCCGGAGCGTCGCGCTTCTATCTCTCGCTTGAAGACGACCTGATGCGCATCTTCGCGCGTGAGTGGGTCTCTACCCTGCTGCAGCGCATGGGCATGGAAGAAGGCGTGCCGATCGAGAGCAAGATGATCTCGAACCGCATTGAGGCAGCGCAGAAGGCCGTCGAGACGCAGAACTTTGAGTCGCGCAAGCACGTCCTCGAGTACGACGACGTGATGAACAAGCAGCGCGAGGCCGTGTACGGCCTGCGTCGCCAGCTTATGGGCGGTGTCGACCAGAAGCAGCTCATTACGGATGACTATGTCTCCACCATTCTCTCGAACATCCTCGACGAGAACGCGCCAGAGAAGGCGCATCCCGACGAGTGGAAGACGGACGTGATCTTCAACCAGCTCTACGACGTCTTCGGTGTTCGCTTCGAGAATGAGATCAAGATCGAAGAGATGACGCGCCATGATCTTGGCGAGACCATCTTCGAGAAGCTGCGCGGCCGCTACGACCGCAAGGAGTTGATTCTTGGTCCGCAGGCGATGCGCTATCACGAGCGCATCGTGATGCTCTCGGTGCTCGATGGCCTTTGGAAGGACCATCTTCTCGCGATGGACCACCTGAAGGAAGGCATCGGCCTGCGTGGCTACGCGCAGCAGGACCCGCTGGTCGCGTACAAGAAGGAATCGTTCGAGATGTTCGAGGCAATGATGATGCGCTTCCAGGAAGATACGGCGCGCCATCTCTTCCGCATGCAGATCATCGGGCCGGATGGGACGCCGATCGATCCGGAGACGATCACGATCATCGCACCCGATGCTCAGCTTGGGCTTCAAGAGAATGACGAGCCAAGGCAGATCGAAGCGAACTCCAACGGGAATGGCCATGCCGCTGCACCGCAGCAGGCACCCACTCCGGTTGCGGTGCCCACACGGGCTCCGTCAACGACCATCGACGCGCTCGAAAAGGAGTTCCAGCGCAAGAAGCAGCGCGACCTCGATGCGGCTCGCGCATCGGGAGCAACTGAGAGCAGCAACGGAACAGGAGCTCCGAAACGCGCGGGCGACAAGGTTGGCCGCAACGACGATTGTCCCTGCGGGTCAGGCAAGAAGTACAAGAAGTGCCACGGCGTGAATGCTTAG
- a CDS encoding sensor histidine kinase — translation MRLKTKLVLAATVVTLIVVLLLTGLFIAELLRQRIEQTATSNEALASQVRSTVRHALEIGLARDLSTPASEEELMKSVSNVLRSDETLQAQMGAILRTSLTVQDVSVTDSHGIVLASTDPDAVDQPAAGRISLETVAARGLIYQWRQVFGTPRVFDLGSALNRNGQPFLIVHIGVRSTFIRASFAPGLRDALLFAVPATLLLVLGAGVLTNIALRPLETVNAQLELLTVGAEEDGPQPVDGAFDQPDTVVRVAKTIDRLERKMRSKETRYTALQANMEQMLDTLRDGVLLLAPDHATGELRSVMVSDAVALFLRAPGEEGPPKRHGDLVGRRVEEIFPPDTALGTAVVAALEHDGTTPEFAVLDDGRQVQISLDRIPDGNTSGADIGIMLTLRDIDSAMQLEQELEVSRRLAAIGRITAGVGHEVKNPINAMVLHLELLRGKLAANGDSGESAQRHVNILVSEMQRLDRVVQTLADFSRPMELRLRVIDLRDVIAAVIDLTWEQMKDNNVTVKAEAVRGPLLVHVDSDLIRQAILNLVLNGMQAMPDGGVVTIMLRRENQSAVIEVRDRGTGIEAELLPRIFELYFTTKKTGSGIGLAMTYRILQMHGGTLAVRSTTDAQAEDRGSVFTLTLPISSPGSNMRLDTSTQNNFALRGTRA, via the coding sequence ATGCGCCTGAAGACGAAGCTCGTTTTGGCGGCGACCGTGGTGACGCTGATCGTCGTGCTTCTGCTGACAGGCCTGTTTATTGCAGAACTGCTGCGGCAGAGGATCGAGCAGACCGCCACCTCGAACGAGGCACTCGCAAGCCAGGTGAGGTCGACGGTGCGGCACGCGCTGGAGATTGGGCTGGCCCGCGACCTCAGCACACCGGCATCCGAAGAGGAGCTGATGAAGAGCGTCAGCAACGTGCTGCGCAGCGATGAGACCCTCCAGGCGCAGATGGGGGCAATCCTCCGTACCTCGCTTACAGTGCAGGATGTGAGCGTCACCGACTCCCACGGTATCGTGCTTGCCAGCACGGACCCTGATGCAGTGGATCAACCCGCCGCAGGTCGCATCAGCCTCGAAACGGTTGCGGCACGTGGACTCATCTACCAGTGGCGCCAGGTCTTTGGTACGCCGCGTGTCTTCGATCTCGGATCAGCGCTGAACCGTAACGGTCAACCCTTCCTGATCGTCCATATAGGTGTGCGTTCGACGTTCATTCGCGCCTCGTTTGCTCCGGGCCTGCGTGACGCTCTCCTCTTTGCCGTCCCCGCGACCCTGCTTCTTGTACTCGGTGCCGGAGTTCTTACCAACATTGCGCTGCGACCGCTTGAAACGGTGAACGCTCAACTCGAATTGCTCACCGTGGGTGCGGAGGAAGATGGCCCCCAGCCCGTCGACGGCGCCTTCGATCAGCCGGACACGGTCGTACGCGTCGCCAAGACCATCGACCGCCTTGAGCGCAAGATGCGCAGCAAGGAGACCCGCTACACCGCGCTCCAGGCCAACATGGAGCAGATGCTGGATACCCTGCGCGATGGCGTCCTGCTCCTGGCCCCGGACCACGCCACCGGCGAGTTGCGTTCGGTGATGGTCTCGGATGCGGTTGCACTCTTCCTGCGGGCACCCGGAGAAGAAGGTCCGCCGAAGCGTCACGGCGACCTCGTCGGCCGCCGCGTCGAGGAGATATTCCCGCCCGATACCGCGCTCGGCACCGCTGTGGTCGCGGCGCTGGAGCATGATGGGACCACCCCGGAGTTTGCCGTGCTCGATGACGGCCGACAGGTCCAGATCTCGCTCGATCGAATTCCCGATGGCAACACCTCCGGCGCGGACATCGGCATTATGCTCACACTGCGCGATATCGACAGCGCCATGCAGTTGGAGCAGGAACTTGAGGTCTCGCGCCGGCTTGCCGCCATAGGAAGGATTACAGCCGGCGTCGGTCACGAGGTCAAGAACCCGATCAACGCCATGGTCCTTCACCTGGAGCTTCTGCGCGGAAAGCTCGCCGCCAACGGAGACTCCGGTGAGTCGGCGCAACGCCACGTCAACATCCTCGTCAGCGAGATGCAGCGGCTCGATCGTGTCGTTCAGACGCTTGCCGACTTTTCCCGGCCCATGGAGCTCAGGCTTCGGGTCATCGACCTCCGTGACGTGATCGCCGCGGTCATCGACCTGACCTGGGAGCAGATGAAGGACAACAACGTCACCGTTAAGGCAGAGGCCGTTCGTGGCCCGCTGCTCGTCCATGTGGACTCGGACCTCATCCGTCAGGCCATCCTCAACCTCGTTCTGAACGGGATGCAGGCGATGCCGGATGGGGGTGTGGTGACCATTATGCTGCGCCGTGAGAATCAATCGGCCGTGATCGAGGTACGCGACCGTGGGACGGGAATCGAGGCCGAACTGCTGCCTCGTATCTTCGAGCTTTACTTCACGACAAAAAAGACCGGAAGTGGTATTGGTCTGGCCATGACGTACCGTATCCTGCAAATGCACGGCGGAACGCTCGCGGTTCGGTCCACGACTGACGCTCAGGCGGAGGATCGCGGCAGTGTATTCACTCTGACCTTGCCGATCTCATCACCGGGTTCTAACATGCGGTTAGACACATCCACCCAGAATAATTTTGCGTTACGGGGCACACGCGCGTGA
- a CDS encoding sigma-54-dependent transcriptional regulator codes for MVKVLIVEDEEHARTGLTELIESWGYRASSASNGVEGLEKVIQWSPSIVVTDLKMPRMDGMMLLQRITDMPERIAVVMLTAQGSISSAVEAMRLGAFDYLPKPVDSVRLKSILQNATLQKETDVELEPVRRLAHDSGTLGSLVGSSPAMKAIFKLIERVAPSNVPVLITGESGTGKELVARALHDLSARRTKPFVAVNCAAIPETLIESEIFGHEKGAFTGAVERRAGCFELAEEGTLLLDEIGEMPAATQAKLLRVLEDRAFRRLGSKVETPIDVRVVAATNKNPQEAVENGELRGDLFYRLNVFNIQMPPLREHLVDVQAIAEKMIDDMNARHDCTVQGMSEELLAKLTAYDWPGNVRELRNTIERATILAGSGTIGIEHLPANFAEPGFSPLVRQTRNTRRPLTPGDPPQPYSPERRAEERREERMVSVEVGTTVDEAERQLILKTLQSTQNNKTRAAEILGISSKTLQNKLKEYSASMRTD; via the coding sequence GTGGTCAAAGTTTTAATTGTGGAAGACGAAGAGCACGCCCGCACCGGCCTTACTGAACTCATTGAGTCATGGGGCTATCGTGCCAGTTCCGCCTCGAACGGTGTCGAAGGGCTTGAGAAGGTCATTCAGTGGTCTCCGTCCATCGTAGTCACCGACCTCAAGATGCCGCGTATGGATGGCATGATGCTGTTGCAGCGCATCACCGACATGCCAGAGCGCATCGCCGTTGTCATGCTCACTGCTCAAGGGTCGATCAGTTCCGCCGTTGAAGCGATGCGCCTCGGAGCCTTCGACTATCTTCCGAAGCCGGTCGATTCCGTCCGTCTCAAATCCATCCTGCAGAATGCCACCTTGCAGAAGGAGACTGATGTTGAACTTGAGCCGGTCCGCCGTCTCGCCCACGACTCGGGCACGCTTGGATCGCTCGTCGGCAGCTCCCCGGCGATGAAGGCGATCTTCAAGCTCATCGAGCGCGTCGCTCCTTCGAACGTTCCCGTGCTCATCACCGGCGAAAGCGGCACCGGCAAGGAACTGGTGGCGCGTGCCCTGCACGATCTCAGCGCGAGGCGCACCAAGCCGTTCGTGGCGGTCAATTGCGCGGCCATTCCGGAGACGCTGATCGAGAGCGAGATCTTTGGCCACGAAAAGGGCGCCTTCACAGGTGCCGTCGAGCGCCGCGCCGGGTGCTTCGAACTTGCGGAAGAGGGCACCCTGTTGCTCGACGAGATCGGCGAGATGCCGGCGGCGACGCAAGCCAAGCTCCTTCGCGTGCTCGAAGATCGTGCCTTCCGCCGTCTCGGCAGCAAGGTCGAGACGCCGATCGATGTCCGCGTCGTCGCCGCAACCAACAAGAACCCCCAGGAGGCCGTCGAGAACGGCGAACTGCGCGGAGATCTCTTCTACCGGCTCAACGTCTTCAACATCCAGATGCCCCCGCTGCGCGAGCATCTGGTCGATGTACAGGCAATCGCCGAAAAGATGATCGATGATATGAACGCACGTCACGACTGCACGGTGCAGGGAATGTCTGAGGAACTTCTGGCTAAGCTGACCGCCTATGACTGGCCGGGAAACGTGCGCGAGCTGCGCAATACCATCGAACGAGCGACGATTCTTGCCGGTTCGGGTACCATCGGCATCGAGCATCTGCCCGCGAACTTCGCTGAACCGGGATTCTCTCCGCTGGTGCGCCAGACACGGAATACGCGGCGTCCGCTGACACCCGGTGATCCGCCGCAGCCCTACTCTCCGGAGCGCCGCGCCGAGGAGCGTCGCGAGGAGCGCATGGTCTCGGTTGAAGTGGGCACCACCGTCGACGAAGCGGAACGCCAGTTGATCCTGAAGACGCTGCAGTCCACCCAGAACAACAAGACCCGGGCCGCAGAGATCCTTGGCATCAGCTCGAAGACACTCCAGAATAAGCTGAAGGAATATAGTGCTTCGATGCGGACGGACTAA
- a CDS encoding rhodanese-like domain-containing protein: MLDPEINAQALVLLLQQPNPPLLVDVREKWEFDTAHIANSLLMPMGDVPSRAHAEIDPDERVVVICHHGARSLNVTMWMRAQGFEHVQSLAGGIDGWSRTVDPSVTRY, from the coding sequence ATGCTCGATCCGGAGATCAATGCGCAAGCCCTCGTCCTTTTGCTTCAGCAACCCAATCCGCCACTTTTAGTTGATGTTCGAGAAAAGTGGGAGTTCGACACGGCTCACATCGCGAATTCGCTGCTGATGCCCATGGGAGATGTTCCCTCCCGGGCCCATGCGGAGATCGACCCCGACGAGCGGGTCGTGGTGATCTGCCACCACGGGGCGCGGTCGCTGAATGTAACGATGTGGATGCGGGCGCAGGGATTTGAGCATGTGCAGTCCCTTGCGGGCGGCATCGATGGGTGGTCACGTACCGTCGATCCAAGTGTTACCAGATACTAG
- a CDS encoding tyrosine-type recombinase/integrase produces the protein MSTESPSQFHQQAERFLAMLANERGASEHTVRAYAREIGNFAAYLDETLTSSGSFAQVEHLHIRAYLALLYDRGLTKASAARALAAIRSWFKWLAKEGLIQQNPALLVSTPKRPVRLPRVPSMEDVNRVLNSLETGAKKEEAAAWPERDRVIFELLYGCGIRNSELVGIDLSDIQWGNDSILVRGKGRKERFVPLGDEAAIAIRSYLPAREAKLAAAGKGLLLHEGALLINMRTRGDCRITTRSVGRIVKAIAQSRGLAADVHPHTLRHAFGTHMLEEGADLRAIQEMLGHERLSTTQRYTQLTVGQVQRVYDETHPRARS, from the coding sequence ATGAGTACGGAGTCCCCAAGTCAGTTCCACCAACAGGCCGAACGATTCCTCGCCATGCTCGCCAACGAACGCGGTGCCTCCGAGCACACCGTCCGTGCCTACGCCCGGGAGATAGGCAACTTTGCCGCCTATCTCGACGAAACCCTCACGTCTTCCGGCTCCTTCGCCCAGGTCGAGCACCTCCACATCCGTGCCTATCTCGCCCTGCTTTACGATCGCGGCCTCACGAAAGCCAGCGCCGCCCGGGCCCTCGCCGCCATCCGTTCCTGGTTCAAGTGGCTCGCGAAGGAGGGTCTCATCCAGCAAAATCCCGCGCTGCTGGTGTCCACTCCGAAACGGCCCGTCCGTCTGCCGCGAGTACCCAGCATGGAGGACGTAAATCGAGTCCTGAACTCACTTGAGACTGGAGCAAAGAAGGAAGAGGCTGCCGCATGGCCGGAACGCGATCGCGTGATCTTCGAGCTTCTCTATGGCTGCGGTATCCGCAACTCGGAGCTCGTCGGCATCGATCTCAGCGACATTCAGTGGGGCAACGATTCGATCCTGGTGCGCGGCAAGGGCCGCAAGGAACGCTTCGTCCCTCTTGGCGACGAAGCGGCGATCGCCATTCGTTCCTATCTTCCCGCGCGTGAGGCGAAGCTTGCTGCAGCGGGCAAGGGACTGCTCCTCCACGAAGGCGCACTGCTGATCAACATGCGCACGCGCGGCGATTGCCGAATTACCACGCGCAGCGTTGGCCGGATCGTCAAGGCCATCGCGCAGTCCCGTGGCCTCGCCGCAGACGTGCATCCGCACACCCTGCGCCACGCCTTCGGAACTCATATGCTTGAAGAGGGTGCGGACCTTCGTGCGATCCAGGAGATGCTCGGCCACGAGCGTCTCTCGACCACCCAGCGCTACACCCAACTCACGGTCGGCCAAGTCCAGCGCGTCTACGACGAGACCCATCCGCGGGCGCGCAGCTAG
- a CDS encoding tyrosine recombinase, whose product MDPNANVTGNARLVREYAAYLRVEKGLRPASCSAYTLDLEQFAEHLEKTDGLLLTAVQADVSAFMQGLRANQVESRSIARKLSGLRGFYRWLLMDKRISHDPTVNIETPASWKILPKSLAETEVAAMLDRTGIAAQHPEADALALRDHAILELLYAGGLRVGEICALREEDLHLDQARAQVRGKGDKERIVPLGDKAVAAIEAYLQRGRPALAKAGIQRALFLSKNGKILTRQWVWEMVRSAAPSGTKASPHKLRHSCATHMVEHGADLRSVQTLLGHADIATTQVYTHVAMEHLKQVHRLHHPRGKRRERPAEPIAGAVA is encoded by the coding sequence ATGGACCCCAATGCGAACGTGACGGGGAATGCGCGGCTGGTGAGGGAGTATGCCGCCTACCTCCGGGTGGAGAAGGGCCTGCGTCCGGCCTCCTGTAGTGCTTACACGCTCGATCTCGAACAATTTGCCGAGCATCTCGAAAAGACCGACGGCCTCCTGCTCACCGCTGTCCAGGCGGACGTCAGCGCCTTCATGCAGGGCCTTCGCGCCAACCAGGTCGAGTCCCGCTCCATCGCCCGCAAACTCAGCGGATTGCGCGGATTCTACCGCTGGCTGCTGATGGACAAGCGCATCTCCCACGACCCCACGGTCAACATCGAAACTCCAGCAAGCTGGAAGATTCTGCCCAAGTCCCTCGCTGAAACCGAAGTCGCGGCGATGCTCGACCGCACCGGCATCGCCGCACAGCATCCGGAGGCCGACGCCCTCGCCCTGCGCGATCACGCCATCCTGGAGCTTCTCTATGCCGGTGGCCTTCGTGTCGGCGAGATCTGTGCCCTGCGAGAAGAGGACCTGCACCTCGACCAGGCGCGCGCCCAGGTTCGCGGCAAGGGGGATAAAGAACGTATCGTTCCGCTTGGCGATAAGGCGGTTGCGGCCATCGAGGCATACCTCCAGCGCGGCCGGCCCGCACTCGCAAAGGCTGGCATCCAACGCGCTCTCTTTCTCAGCAAAAACGGCAAGATCCTCACCCGGCAGTGGGTCTGGGAGATGGTCCGGTCGGCCGCGCCATCGGGTACGAAAGCCAGCCCGCACAAGCTTCGCCATAGCTGCGCAACCCACATGGTCGAGCACGGCGCAGACCTGCGCAGCGTGCAGACGCTGCTCGGCCACGCGGATATCGCCACCACCCAGGTCTACACCCATGTCGCCATGGAGCACCTGAAGCAGGTCCACCGGCTGCATCATCCGCGAGGCAAGCGCCGCGAGCGCCCCGCAGAACCAATTGCCGGGGCCGTCGCATGA
- the ffh gene encoding signal recognition particle protein has product MFENLSDKLQRSFKHLRGQGTITDENIGEALQEIRLALLESDVNLTVVDELVSHIRTKAMGTQVTTALSPSEQIVKIVHDELVNVLGKDTAKFKTASQPPSVILMAGLQGSGKTTTSGKLGQWLKKSGHRPMLVSVDVYRPAARQQLAIVAKSIGANIYEGDLKGETANSDLVLRLAKEARREAANFGCDILIVDTAGRNQIDAALMDEMAQLKKLLNPSEILFVADAMTGQDAVKSAKSFHDLLALTGVVLTKMDGDARGGAALSIRHVTGAPIKFLGTGEKPDAFEPFHPDRIVSRIMGMGDIATLLERAEEKLDRGKAEQFAKKALSGDGFSLDDFRDQLRQIKKMGSMKSILKMLPSVGPFAGMAQAAENVDEKQFTRVESIINSMTNKERQDHEIISGSRRKRIAKGSGTTVQDVNNLLRQYAQMRKMFKTMGGGGGIKAQQRMMSQMQGKQRFGR; this is encoded by the coding sequence ATGTTTGAGAACCTTTCCGATAAGCTGCAACGATCTTTTAAGCACCTGCGTGGCCAGGGCACCATCACCGACGAAAACATTGGCGAAGCGCTGCAGGAGATCCGCCTCGCTCTGCTGGAGTCCGACGTAAACCTTACGGTCGTCGACGAACTCGTAAGCCATATTCGCACCAAAGCTATGGGGACCCAGGTCACTACAGCTCTCAGCCCTTCGGAGCAGATCGTCAAAATCGTCCACGACGAGCTTGTGAATGTGCTGGGCAAGGACACGGCGAAGTTCAAGACCGCCTCGCAGCCGCCGAGCGTGATTCTTATGGCCGGACTGCAGGGTTCGGGTAAGACCACGACCTCTGGCAAGCTGGGTCAATGGCTGAAGAAGTCCGGTCACCGGCCCATGCTGGTCTCCGTGGACGTCTATCGTCCCGCTGCGCGGCAGCAGTTGGCCATCGTCGCCAAGAGCATCGGAGCCAATATTTACGAGGGCGACCTCAAGGGCGAGACGGCGAACTCCGACCTCGTGCTTCGGTTGGCCAAGGAAGCTCGTCGTGAAGCGGCAAACTTCGGCTGCGACATCCTGATCGTCGACACCGCGGGCCGCAACCAGATCGACGCCGCGCTGATGGACGAGATGGCGCAGTTGAAGAAGCTGCTGAACCCATCGGAGATCCTGTTCGTCGCCGATGCGATGACCGGACAGGACGCGGTGAAGTCGGCAAAGAGCTTCCACGATCTGCTGGCGCTGACCGGCGTCGTGCTGACGAAGATGGACGGCGACGCGCGCGGCGGTGCTGCGCTGTCGATCCGCCACGTGACCGGAGCTCCGATCAAGTTCCTCGGAACCGGCGAAAAGCCGGACGCCTTCGAACCCTTCCACCCAGACCGCATCGTCAGCCGCATCATGGGCATGGGCGACATCGCCACGCTGCTCGAACGTGCGGAAGAGAAACTCGACCGCGGCAAGGCAGAGCAGTTTGCGAAGAAGGCGCTCTCGGGCGATGGCTTCTCGCTCGACGACTTCCGCGACCAGTTGCGACAGATCAAGAAGATGGGATCGATGAAGTCGATCCTGAAGATGCTGCCCTCGGTCGGCCCATTCGCCGGCATGGCGCAAGCGGCGGAGAACGTCGACGAGAAGCAGTTCACGCGGGTGGAGTCGATCATCAACTCGATGACGAACAAGGAGCGCCAGGACCACGAGATCATCTCCGGCAGCCGCCGCAAGCGCATCGCGAAAGGCAGTGGCACGACGGTGCAGGACGTGAACAATCTGCTACGTCAGTACGCGCAGATGAGAAAAATGTTCAAGACGATGGGCGGCGGCGGAGGCATCAAGGCGCAGCAGAGGATGATGAGCCAGATGCAGGGGAAGCAGCGGTTCGGGCGGTAG
- a CDS encoding type II toxin-antitoxin system VapC family toxin, with protein sequence MTTFVVDASATLPWCLKDEESAWTISLLRRLSTGDRIIVPAHWPTEVSNGLLMATRRKRIPEGRAALFWDELAILPITVEQALTPTQAKSALALCDQHRLTVYDAGYLELAKRMGISLATLDGDLRRAAVAEGVSLFR encoded by the coding sequence ATGACAACGTTCGTCGTTGACGCCTCGGCCACCTTGCCCTGGTGTCTGAAAGACGAAGAGTCAGCCTGGACAATTAGCCTTCTTCGCCGTCTCAGCACTGGCGACCGAATCATCGTCCCCGCCCACTGGCCCACCGAAGTCTCGAACGGGCTGCTGATGGCGACCCGCCGCAAGCGCATCCCGGAAGGCCGTGCCGCTCTGTTCTGGGATGAGCTGGCAATCCTTCCCATCACGGTCGAACAAGCCCTCACCCCCACACAAGCAAAGTCCGCGCTCGCCCTTTGCGATCAGCACCGACTGACCGTATACGATGCCGGTTATCTTGAACTGGCCAAGAGGATGGGTATTTCTTTGGCCACGCTCGACGGCGATCTACGACGGGCGGCTGTGGCCGAAGGAGTCTCGCTCTTTCGATAA
- a CDS encoding DUF3309 family protein — translation MLILLIVLILVFGFGGYRMGPGLGYYGGGGIGTILLIVLILYLLHVI, via the coding sequence ATGCTCATCCTTCTTATCGTTCTGATTCTGGTCTTCGGGTTTGGCGGCTATCGCATGGGGCCTGGCCTCGGGTACTACGGCGGAGGCGGCATCGGCACAATTCTGCTGATCGTCCTTATCTTGTATCTGCTCCACGTCATATAA